Proteins encoded together in one Streptomyces sp. TLI_171 window:
- a CDS encoding tetratricopeptide repeat protein has protein sequence MSYGDHADESADGAAAVPGDNGSGSGSGTGNGNGAPGGGVYDWFRRGVRLLEEKHPAAAVQLLARAAEAEPGSRSIREALARAQFDAGQYAQALASFRAVAVADPSDDYAQFGWGVAAARLGDFETSAEHLALAVAMQPGNRHYQAALRQTRATLAARAGAYGPLLPGAPGYLAPPEEPEET, from the coding sequence ATGAGCTACGGGGACCACGCAGACGAGAGCGCGGACGGCGCGGCGGCTGTTCCCGGGGACAACGGCAGTGGCAGTGGCAGCGGCACCGGGAACGGGAACGGTGCGCCCGGTGGCGGGGTGTACGACTGGTTCCGGCGCGGGGTGCGGCTGCTGGAGGAGAAGCACCCGGCGGCGGCGGTGCAGTTGCTGGCGCGGGCGGCGGAGGCGGAGCCGGGGTCGCGGTCGATCCGGGAGGCGTTGGCGCGGGCGCAGTTCGACGCGGGGCAGTACGCGCAGGCGCTGGCGAGTTTCCGGGCGGTGGCGGTGGCGGATCCGTCGGACGACTACGCCCAGTTCGGCTGGGGGGTGGCGGCGGCCCGGCTGGGCGACTTCGAGACCTCCGCGGAGCACTTGGCGCTGGCGGTGGCGATGCAGCCGGGGAACCGGCACTACCAGGCGGCGCTGCGGCAGACCAGGGCGACGCTGGCGGCCCGGGCGGGGGCGTACGGTCCGCTGCTGCCGGGCGCTCCGGGGTACCTGGCTCCGCCGGAGGAACCGGAGGAGACCTAA
- a CDS encoding tetratricopeptide repeat protein, translating to MKRLPIPDDVTGFEIDADVKQDLKSLPKTLADDVARNLVMVARLLDSEPEEAYNYSRVALRLASRVASVREAAGFASYMTQRYAEALTEFRAARRMTGRVDLWPVMADCERGLGRPERALAMAGEPEVKQLDKAGQVEMRLVAAGARADLEQFDAAVVTLQSPELASSAIHPWTARLRYGYADALIAAGRADEAREWFVKAVEADTDGSTNAAERLAEIDGVEFTDALDEDSEDEGVDEAVEPVRRQIDKDDVGDDRMIFEDEEDVEEFYDEDDVEIDEDYDEDSFQEQPKQG from the coding sequence GTGAAGCGGCTGCCGATCCCGGACGACGTCACCGGGTTCGAGATCGACGCGGACGTGAAGCAGGACCTGAAGAGCCTGCCGAAGACCCTCGCGGACGACGTGGCGCGCAACCTGGTGATGGTCGCGCGGCTGCTCGACAGCGAGCCGGAGGAGGCCTACAACTACTCGCGGGTCGCGCTGCGGCTGGCCTCGCGCGTGGCGAGCGTCCGGGAGGCGGCCGGCTTCGCGTCGTACATGACGCAGCGGTACGCGGAGGCGCTGACCGAGTTCCGGGCGGCGCGTCGGATGACCGGGCGGGTCGACCTGTGGCCGGTGATGGCGGACTGCGAGCGCGGTCTGGGCCGTCCGGAGCGGGCGCTGGCGATGGCCGGTGAGCCCGAGGTGAAGCAGCTGGACAAGGCCGGCCAGGTAGAGATGCGGCTGGTCGCGGCGGGTGCGCGCGCCGACCTGGAGCAGTTCGACGCCGCCGTGGTGACGCTGCAGAGCCCGGAGCTGGCGTCCTCGGCGATTCACCCGTGGACGGCCCGGCTGCGCTACGGCTACGCGGACGCGCTGATCGCGGCGGGTCGGGCGGACGAGGCCCGGGAGTGGTTCGTGAAGGCCGTGGAGGCCGACACGGACGGTTCCACCAACGCGGCGGAGCGGCTCGCCGAGATCGACGGCGTGGAGTTCACCGACGCGCTGGACGAGGACTCCGAGGACGAGGGCGTCGACGAGGCCGTGGAGCCGGTGCGCCGGCAGATCGACAAGGACGACGTCGGCGACGACCGGATGATCTTCGAGGACGAGGAAGACGTCGAGGAGTTCTACGACGAGGACGACGTCGAGATCGACGAGGACTACGACGAGGACTCGTTCCAGGAGCAGCCCAAGCAGGGCTGA
- a CDS encoding PQQ-binding-like beta-propeller repeat protein, with protein MAQEPPTTPGYDQQPWYPQPQQQPYGEQQAYEQQFPQQQGYQDPQAYGYPQQQPGGYVDPAAQQYYGEPYGQQVYEQQQFPQQQGYQDPQAYTDQQLYGDPSVYGYPQPQTGLYAPAEPGPSPFDLPQPDFEPAVPAPDPAPATASDYPQTSDVDPFAPGADGTSIPLVDPDADGSSDARPAAGGFAARARAAVLSGQGAPSRRGLAIRVGAGVAALAVLVTAGILATSGDDEKPADTAAKGTTQNIAVAHTKAWTAAADPAAAGAQGADDTLVGSWLLADAVVRADATGVRAYGLADGKPTWTLAPPADGAVPCGLSPTVNGSGLGAVVYRPAADPNSPCSTAVAVDTKAGQAVWSKTLSDAKEKYATHVSVTDDKVIAIGDDKAAAWMATDGAEAWQYGGQGKYCSLSGGAGPGTVLLHSNCADSTPADQAVALNVADGKVKYWRGLNNQPKTVTVLSAEPAVVLTTGNQPADDRVFAWGAEGDPAVEIPVAVEGGGRLDASHGAFSAVPGVYFQGSSMFAAVVPDTGGNPTAIAAYDLATGKAQWRTPIAEKAKARPVGADSGGLLVAVDERSGQPAHLSRFALAGGQETQGGAFPQGTGSLLSAGRVHSTAGHLVAVPEHAANFGIATGFTSKN; from the coding sequence ATGGCTCAGGAACCTCCCACGACCCCCGGGTACGACCAGCAGCCCTGGTACCCCCAGCCGCAGCAGCAGCCGTACGGCGAACAGCAGGCCTACGAGCAGCAGTTCCCGCAGCAGCAGGGCTACCAGGACCCGCAGGCCTACGGCTACCCGCAGCAGCAGCCCGGGGGCTACGTGGACCCGGCCGCCCAGCAGTACTACGGCGAGCCGTACGGACAGCAGGTCTACGAGCAGCAGCAGTTCCCGCAGCAGCAGGGCTACCAGGACCCGCAGGCGTACACCGACCAGCAGCTCTACGGCGACCCCTCGGTGTACGGCTACCCGCAGCCGCAGACCGGGCTCTACGCCCCGGCCGAACCCGGCCCGAGCCCGTTCGACCTGCCGCAGCCCGACTTCGAACCCGCGGTCCCCGCGCCGGACCCGGCCCCCGCGACCGCCTCCGACTACCCGCAGACCAGCGACGTCGACCCGTTCGCCCCCGGCGCCGACGGCACGTCAATTCCGCTCGTCGACCCGGACGCAGACGGCTCGTCGGACGCCCGCCCGGCCGCCGGCGGTTTCGCCGCCCGGGCCCGCGCCGCCGTGCTCTCCGGCCAGGGCGCGCCCAGCCGCCGCGGCCTGGCGATCCGCGTCGGCGCCGGCGTGGCCGCCCTCGCCGTGCTGGTCACCGCGGGCATCCTCGCCACCTCCGGCGACGACGAGAAGCCCGCCGACACCGCCGCCAAGGGCACCACCCAGAACATCGCCGTCGCCCACACCAAGGCCTGGACCGCCGCCGCCGACCCGGCCGCGGCCGGGGCCCAGGGTGCCGACGACACCCTGGTCGGCAGCTGGCTGCTGGCCGACGCGGTGGTCCGCGCCGACGCCACCGGGGTGCGCGCCTACGGCCTCGCCGACGGCAAGCCGACCTGGACGCTCGCCCCGCCCGCCGACGGCGCCGTCCCCTGCGGACTGTCCCCGACCGTCAACGGCTCCGGCCTCGGCGCCGTGGTCTACCGGCCCGCCGCCGACCCGAACAGCCCCTGCAGCACCGCCGTCGCCGTCGACACCAAGGCCGGCCAGGCCGTCTGGTCCAAGACCCTCTCCGACGCCAAGGAGAAGTACGCCACCCACGTCTCCGTCACCGACGACAAGGTGATCGCGATCGGCGACGACAAGGCCGCCGCCTGGATGGCCACCGACGGCGCCGAAGCCTGGCAGTACGGCGGCCAGGGCAAGTACTGCAGCCTCTCCGGCGGCGCCGGGCCCGGCACCGTCCTGCTGCACAGCAACTGCGCCGACTCCACCCCCGCCGACCAGGCCGTCGCGCTCAACGTCGCCGACGGCAAGGTCAAGTACTGGCGCGGCCTCAACAACCAGCCCAAGACCGTCACCGTGCTCTCCGCCGAACCCGCCGTGGTCCTCACCACCGGCAACCAGCCCGCCGACGACCGGGTCTTCGCCTGGGGCGCCGAGGGCGACCCCGCGGTGGAGATCCCGGTCGCGGTCGAGGGCGGCGGCCGGCTCGACGCCTCGCACGGCGCGTTCTCCGCGGTCCCCGGCGTCTACTTCCAGGGCAGCAGCATGTTCGCCGCCGTGGTCCCCGACACCGGCGGCAACCCCACCGCGATCGCCGCCTACGACCTCGCCACCGGCAAGGCGCAGTGGCGCACCCCCATCGCCGAGAAGGCCAAGGCCCGCCCGGTCGGCGCGGACAGCGGCGGCCTGCTGGTCGCCGTCGACGAACGCTCCGGCCAGCCCGCCCACCTCAGCCGCTTCGCCCTGGCCGGCGGCCAGGAGACCCAGGGCGGCGCCTTCCCCCAGGGCACCGGCTCGCTGCTCTCCGCAGGCCGCGTGCACAGCACCGCCGGACACCTGGTGGCCGTACCCGAGCACGCCGCCAACTTCGGCATCGCCACCGGCTTCACCAGCAAGAACTGA
- a CDS encoding sulfite exporter TauE/SafE family protein gives MTLWEALAVLLAGIAAGTINTIVGSGTLITFPVLLAVGLPPVTANVSNTLGLAPGSLAGAIGYRAELAGQRHRLIRYGTASLIGGLIGAALLITLPSGAFDAIVPVLILTALVLVVVQPRVARAMALRRAAGTLPAATDGGRLLLLGIGLTGVYGGYFGAAQGVLLLALMGMLLPDDLQTVNGIKNVLALIVNGVAAVFFLFTSTIDWTAAGLIALGATLGGVLGAKVGRRLPPVALRTLIVLVGLTAVTKLLFF, from the coding sequence ATGACACTGTGGGAGGCGCTCGCCGTCCTGCTCGCGGGCATCGCCGCCGGCACCATCAACACCATCGTCGGCTCCGGCACCCTGATCACCTTCCCCGTCCTGCTCGCCGTCGGCCTGCCCCCCGTCACCGCCAACGTCTCCAACACCCTCGGCCTGGCCCCCGGCTCGCTCGCCGGCGCCATCGGCTACCGGGCCGAACTCGCCGGACAGCGCCACCGCCTGATCCGCTACGGCACCGCCTCGCTGATCGGCGGACTCATCGGCGCCGCCCTGCTGATCACCCTCCCCAGCGGCGCCTTCGACGCCATCGTCCCGGTCCTCATCCTCACCGCCCTGGTCCTGGTCGTCGTGCAACCCCGGGTCGCCCGCGCCATGGCCCTGCGCCGCGCCGCCGGCACCCTGCCCGCCGCCACCGACGGCGGACGGCTGCTCCTCCTCGGCATCGGCCTCACCGGCGTCTACGGCGGCTACTTCGGCGCCGCCCAGGGCGTCCTGCTGCTCGCCCTGATGGGCATGCTGCTCCCCGACGACCTGCAGACCGTCAACGGCATCAAGAACGTCCTCGCCCTGATCGTCAACGGCGTCGCCGCGGTCTTCTTCCTCTTCACCTCCACCATCGACTGGACCGCCGCCGGCCTGATCGCCCTCGGCGCCACCCTCGGCGGAGTCCTCGGCGCCAAGGTCGGCCGCCGCCTCCCGCCGGTCGCGCTGCGCACCCTGATCGTGCTGGTCGGCCTCACCGCCGTCACCAAGCTGCTGTTCTTCTGA
- the tyrS gene encoding tyrosine--tRNA ligase, which produces MTDIVDELQWRGLIALSTDEDALRKAFADGPVTFYCGFDPTAPSLHLGNLVQILTMRRIQQAGNLPLGLVGGATGLIGDPKPTAERVLNDPETVAGWVERLRGQISRFLDFDGEYAARMVNNLDWTSGMSAITLLRDVGKYFRVNNMIAKEAVARRLNSDAGISYTEFSYQILQGMDYLELNRRYNCTLQTGGSDQWGNLTAGTDLIRKAESRSVHALATPLITKADGTKFGKTESGTVWLDPELTTPYAFYQFWLNADDRDVAKFLRIFSFRSREEIEQLERDTAERPAARLAQRALAEELTTLVHGADQYERAVAASKALFGQGDLADLDAVVLASALAEVPKATVTELGQLVDLLVESGLAPSRSGARRTIKEGGAYLNNAKVTDEEAVATTDDLLHGRWLVLRRGKRNLAAIELAGA; this is translated from the coding sequence GTGACCGACATCGTCGACGAGCTGCAGTGGCGCGGGCTGATCGCCCTGTCCACTGACGAGGACGCACTGCGCAAGGCGTTCGCGGACGGCCCGGTCACGTTCTATTGCGGCTTCGACCCGACCGCCCCCAGCCTGCACCTCGGCAACCTGGTCCAGATCCTGACCATGCGCCGCATCCAGCAGGCCGGAAACCTCCCGCTCGGCCTGGTCGGCGGCGCCACCGGCCTGATCGGCGACCCCAAGCCCACCGCCGAGCGGGTCCTCAACGACCCCGAGACGGTGGCCGGCTGGGTCGAGCGCCTGCGCGGCCAGATCTCCCGCTTCCTCGACTTCGACGGCGAGTACGCCGCCCGCATGGTCAACAACCTGGACTGGACGTCCGGCATGTCGGCCATCACCCTGCTGCGCGACGTCGGCAAGTACTTCCGCGTCAACAACATGATCGCCAAGGAGGCGGTCGCCCGCCGCCTCAACTCCGACGCGGGCATCAGCTACACCGAGTTCAGCTACCAGATCCTCCAGGGGATGGACTACCTGGAGCTCAACCGCCGCTACAACTGCACCCTGCAGACCGGCGGCAGCGACCAGTGGGGCAACCTCACCGCCGGCACCGACTTGATCCGCAAGGCCGAGAGCCGCTCCGTGCACGCCCTCGCCACCCCGCTGATCACCAAGGCCGACGGCACCAAGTTCGGCAAGACCGAGTCCGGCACCGTCTGGCTCGACCCCGAACTCACCACCCCCTACGCCTTCTACCAGTTCTGGCTGAACGCCGACGACCGCGACGTCGCCAAGTTCCTGCGCATCTTCTCCTTCCGTTCTCGCGAAGAGATCGAGCAGCTGGAGCGCGACACCGCGGAACGCCCCGCCGCCCGCCTCGCCCAGCGCGCCCTCGCCGAGGAGCTCACCACCCTCGTGCACGGCGCCGACCAGTACGAGCGCGCCGTCGCCGCCTCCAAGGCGCTCTTCGGCCAGGGCGACCTCGCCGACCTCGACGCCGTCGTCCTGGCCTCCGCCCTCGCCGAGGTCCCCAAGGCGACGGTCACCGAACTCGGCCAGCTCGTCGACCTGCTGGTCGAATCCGGCCTCGCCCCCAGCCGCTCCGGTGCCCGCCGCACCATCAAGGAAGGCGGCGCCTACCTCAACAACGCCAAGGTCACCGACGAGGAGGCCGTCGCCACCACCGACGACCTGCTGCACGGCCGCTGGCTGGTCCTGCGCCGCGGCAAGCGCAACCTCGCCGCGATCGAACTGGCCGGCGCCTGA
- a CDS encoding DUF1015 family protein — MSAPRAESGTEPSGGPGDPGHVATAGLSLSPFRGLRYDPHRVGDLAAVTSPPYDVVDPGRRLDLETADPHNIVRLILPRPEPEDAGDRPDRDTRYRHAARLLRDWQQQGVLAADPRPALYVYEQRTPSGALQRGLIGALAVSGPEAGVVLPHEDVMPKPVADRVGLMRTTRANLEPLLLTYRGNGRAADVIERTVSTPPLLDTATTDGTHHRLWAVTDHADLAAVSRDLATCRALIADGHHRWEMYLRLQREHRHLPRSPWDRGLVLLVDTDRYPLKVRAIHRVLQRLPLHAALAALDPDVWQVTELAGALPDALKALAEARTGPDNAFVLTPGDGRFLLLTGPDERTLAATVRADRPEEWRRLDATVLHAVLLDHTWRIPDSPEHIGYLHSAEAAVREAARTGGTAVLLHPVEERVVRRLAEQGVTMPRKSTSFGPKPATGLVLRNLELG; from the coding sequence ATGAGCGCCCCTCGTGCCGAAAGCGGCACCGAGCCCTCGGGCGGCCCCGGAGACCCCGGGCACGTCGCCACCGCAGGGCTGTCCCTCTCCCCGTTCCGCGGCCTGCGCTACGACCCGCACCGGGTCGGCGACCTGGCCGCGGTCACCTCCCCGCCGTACGACGTGGTCGACCCCGGACGGCGCCTCGACCTGGAGACCGCGGACCCGCACAACATCGTCCGCCTCATCCTGCCCCGCCCCGAACCCGAGGACGCCGGCGACCGCCCCGACCGCGACACCCGCTACCGGCACGCCGCCCGCCTGCTCCGCGACTGGCAACAGCAGGGCGTCCTGGCCGCCGACCCCCGGCCCGCCCTGTACGTCTACGAGCAGCGCACCCCCTCCGGCGCCCTGCAGCGCGGCCTGATCGGCGCCCTCGCCGTCAGCGGACCCGAGGCCGGTGTCGTCCTCCCGCACGAGGACGTCATGCCCAAGCCCGTCGCCGACCGGGTCGGCCTGATGCGCACCACCCGCGCCAACCTCGAACCGCTGCTGCTCACCTACCGTGGCAACGGCCGCGCCGCCGACGTCATCGAACGCACCGTCAGCACCCCGCCGCTGCTCGACACCGCCACCACCGACGGCACCCACCACCGCCTGTGGGCCGTCACCGACCACGCCGACCTGGCCGCCGTCAGCCGCGACCTCGCCACCTGCCGGGCCCTGATCGCCGACGGCCACCACCGCTGGGAGATGTACCTGCGCCTGCAGCGCGAACACCGCCACCTGCCGCGCAGCCCCTGGGACCGCGGCCTGGTCCTGCTGGTCGACACCGACCGCTACCCCCTGAAGGTCCGCGCCATCCACCGCGTCCTGCAGCGCCTCCCGCTGCACGCCGCGCTCGCCGCCCTCGACCCCGACGTCTGGCAGGTCACCGAACTCGCCGGCGCCCTCCCGGACGCCCTGAAGGCCCTCGCCGAGGCCCGCACCGGCCCCGACAACGCCTTCGTCCTCACCCCCGGCGACGGCCGCTTCCTGCTCCTCACCGGCCCCGACGAGCGCACCCTCGCCGCCACCGTCCGCGCCGACCGCCCCGAGGAGTGGCGCCGCCTCGACGCCACCGTCCTGCACGCCGTCCTGCTCGACCACACCTGGCGGATCCCCGACAGCCCCGAGCACATCGGCTACCTGCACTCCGCCGAGGCCGCCGTCCGCGAGGCCGCCCGCACCGGCGGCACCGCCGTGCTGCTCCACCCCGTCGAGGAACGCGTGGTCCGCCGCCTCGCCGAACAGGGCGTCACCATGCCCCGCAAGTCCACCTCCTTCGGCCCCAAGCCGGCCACCGGACTGGTCCTGCGCAACCTCGAGCTCGGCTGA
- a CDS encoding HNH endonuclease, which yields MRNTLVLNASYEPLSTVPLRRAVVLVLQHKAVVEQAHPMRVVRGSGVHMPVPRVIRLTRYVRVPFRQRAPWSRRGVLARDQHLCAYCGRRGVTVDHVMPRSRGGADSWLNTVAACAECNQRKADRTPEQAGMRLLRRPFEPTPEATLMLALGLRAGELGELAAWLPASA from the coding sequence ATGCGCAACACCCTTGTCCTGAACGCGAGCTACGAACCGCTGAGCACGGTGCCGCTGCGCCGTGCCGTGGTGCTGGTCCTGCAGCACAAGGCCGTGGTCGAGCAGGCGCATCCGATGCGGGTGGTGCGCGGTTCGGGTGTGCACATGCCGGTGCCGCGGGTGATCAGGCTGACCAGGTACGTCCGGGTGCCGTTCCGACAACGGGCCCCGTGGTCGCGGCGCGGGGTGCTGGCGCGGGACCAGCACCTGTGCGCGTACTGCGGGCGGCGGGGCGTCACGGTGGACCACGTGATGCCCAGGTCGCGCGGTGGGGCCGACAGTTGGCTGAACACCGTGGCGGCCTGCGCGGAGTGCAACCAGCGCAAGGCAGACCGTACGCCGGAGCAGGCGGGGATGCGGTTGCTGCGGCGCCCGTTCGAGCCGACGCCGGAGGCGACGTTGATGCTTGCGCTCGGGCTGCGGGCGGGCGAGCTCGGTGAGCTGGCCGCCTGGCTGCCGGCGAGCGCGTGA
- a CDS encoding alkyl sulfatase C-terminal domain-containing protein, whose translation MATIEECRRALEQLSRNLAGANGDIRKATALDRSLSCHLTDLDLTFTGRLTDGQLTGITDTPGAPAAKADIRLTTTGDDLVALVDGRLPFPTAWATGRLKLDASLRDLLRLRSLL comes from the coding sequence ATGGCCACCATCGAGGAGTGCCGCCGCGCACTGGAGCAGCTCAGCCGCAACCTCGCCGGCGCGAACGGCGACATCCGCAAGGCCACCGCCCTCGACCGCTCGCTCAGCTGCCACCTCACCGACCTCGACCTGACCTTCACCGGCCGCCTCACCGACGGACAGCTCACCGGTATCACCGACACCCCCGGCGCACCCGCCGCCAAGGCCGACATCCGGCTCACCACCACCGGCGACGACCTGGTCGCCCTGGTCGACGGCCGGCTCCCCTTCCCCACCGCCTGGGCCACCGGCCGCCTCAAGCTCGACGCGAGCCTCCGCGACCTGCTGCGCCTGCGCAGCCTGCTCTGA
- a CDS encoding histone H1-like repetitive region-containing protein, whose amino-acid sequence MLRDAVQGVRGVVVVAAQVAEEAGRRVLDAAEGLLQRGGDLPPAVEQLRTLAGEAVTAGRAGVDLVAGVARGEAERVFEKVGDQVVKVGVVLSFLESKLREVEEPAAAPEEEPPAPDEEPVVRPAARAQGLFDEGWDAEPAAESAPADGASVRDRRATARKTAARKHAVGSASGVKKAAARRVAADGVPTVPAKRTAARKGAAAKQTAAKRSVPRRLPSGEEPTPATVAKQATAKRPAAKKTSAAAEVASGDASPSGPLPARKTAAKEGAAKAPAKKAAAKKAAAKKTAAKKAPAKQAPGGEKGPAGGE is encoded by the coding sequence ATGCTGCGGGATGCGGTGCAGGGCGTGCGGGGCGTGGTGGTGGTCGCGGCGCAGGTGGCCGAGGAGGCGGGCCGCCGGGTGCTGGACGCGGCCGAGGGACTGCTCCAGCGAGGCGGTGATCTGCCGCCCGCGGTGGAGCAGTTGAGGACGCTCGCCGGGGAGGCCGTGACGGCCGGCCGGGCCGGTGTCGACCTGGTGGCGGGGGTGGCCAGGGGCGAGGCGGAGCGGGTGTTCGAGAAGGTCGGCGACCAGGTGGTGAAGGTCGGCGTGGTGCTGAGCTTCCTGGAGTCGAAGCTGCGCGAGGTGGAGGAGCCGGCCGCCGCTCCGGAGGAGGAGCCGCCGGCCCCGGACGAGGAGCCGGTGGTCCGTCCGGCGGCCCGGGCGCAGGGCCTGTTCGACGAGGGCTGGGACGCGGAGCCGGCGGCGGAGAGCGCGCCAGCTGACGGTGCGTCGGTCCGGGACCGGCGGGCGACGGCGCGCAAGACGGCGGCCCGCAAGCACGCGGTGGGTTCGGCGTCGGGCGTGAAGAAGGCCGCCGCGCGGCGGGTCGCGGCCGACGGAGTGCCGACCGTTCCGGCGAAGAGGACCGCGGCGCGCAAGGGCGCGGCGGCGAAGCAGACGGCGGCGAAGCGCTCGGTGCCGCGCCGGCTGCCGTCCGGCGAGGAGCCGACGCCGGCCACGGTGGCGAAGCAGGCCACGGCGAAGCGGCCCGCGGCGAAGAAGACCTCCGCCGCGGCCGAGGTCGCGTCCGGGGACGCCTCGCCGAGCGGGCCGCTGCCCGCCCGGAAGACCGCGGCGAAGGAGGGCGCGGCGAAGGCCCCAGCGAAGAAGGCCGCCGCGAAGAAGGCCGCCGCGAAGAAGACGGCGGCGAAGAAGGCTCCCGCGAAGCAGGCCCCGGGCGGGGAGAAGGGGCCGGCCGGCGGTGAGTGA
- a CDS encoding HAD-IIA family hydrolase codes for MTENARSVPQGSAVALTEAYDTALLDLDGVVYAGPHAIPFAVESLDRARAAGMRLAYVTNNASRPPRVVAEHLTELGVPAAPGDVINSAQAAARLVSEKVPAGARVLVVGGAGLVEALQERGLVPVRSLDEEPAAVVQGYDPSVGWADLAEASYAVGRGLPWVASNTDLSIPTARGIAPGNGTLVAAVAAATGVTPEVAGKPLPPMHRETVLRTGAKRPLVVGDRLDTDIEGAFNGGVDSLLVFTGIATPEEVLAAPLRHRPTYLAQDLRGLLEAQPQVAELGGGRFGCGGWEAGVDGTALTLDGAGGRIDALRALCAAAWTHADASGAAPESAKALAGLPAAD; via the coding sequence ATGACGGAGAACGCCAGGAGTGTCCCGCAGGGCAGTGCGGTGGCGCTGACGGAGGCGTACGACACGGCGCTGCTCGACCTGGACGGGGTGGTGTACGCCGGTCCGCACGCGATCCCGTTCGCGGTGGAGTCGCTGGACCGGGCGCGGGCGGCGGGGATGCGGCTGGCGTACGTCACCAACAACGCGTCGCGGCCGCCGCGGGTGGTGGCGGAGCACCTGACTGAGCTGGGCGTCCCGGCTGCGCCGGGGGACGTGATCAACTCGGCGCAGGCGGCGGCGCGGCTGGTGTCGGAGAAGGTGCCGGCGGGCGCCAGGGTGCTGGTGGTCGGCGGGGCGGGCCTGGTGGAGGCGCTGCAGGAGCGGGGTCTGGTGCCGGTGCGCTCGCTGGACGAGGAGCCGGCGGCCGTGGTGCAGGGCTACGACCCGTCGGTGGGCTGGGCGGACCTCGCGGAGGCCTCGTACGCGGTGGGCCGGGGCCTGCCCTGGGTGGCGTCCAACACGGACCTGTCGATCCCGACGGCGCGGGGCATCGCGCCGGGCAACGGCACGCTGGTGGCGGCGGTCGCCGCGGCGACGGGGGTGACGCCGGAGGTGGCGGGCAAGCCGCTGCCGCCGATGCACCGGGAGACGGTGCTGCGCACGGGCGCGAAGCGTCCGCTGGTGGTCGGTGACCGGCTGGACACCGACATCGAGGGCGCGTTCAACGGCGGTGTGGACTCGCTGCTGGTGTTCACCGGCATCGCCACGCCGGAGGAGGTGCTGGCCGCGCCGCTGCGGCACCGTCCGACGTACCTGGCGCAGGACCTGCGCGGCCTGCTGGAGGCGCAGCCGCAGGTCGCGGAGCTGGGCGGCGGCCGGTTCGGCTGCGGCGGCTGGGAGGCGGGCGTGGACGGCACGGCGCTGACCCTGGACGGCGCGGGCGGGCGGATCGACGCGCTGCGGGCGCTGTGCGCGGCGGCGTGGACGCACGCGGACGCGAGCGGGGCGGCGCCGGAGTCGGCGAAGGCCCTGGCGGGGCTGCCCGCGGCGGATTGA
- a CDS encoding 4a-hydroxytetrahydrobiopterin dehydratase, protein MSRTRLSEDQITAALAELPQWTRTGDAITRTAETASFPTAIKVVDAVAEQAEALDHHPDIDIRWRTLTFLLTTHSEGGLTSLDITVAHLIDQALDDAA, encoded by the coding sequence ATGAGCCGCACCCGCCTCAGCGAGGACCAGATCACCGCCGCCCTCGCCGAACTCCCGCAATGGACCCGCACCGGCGACGCGATCACCCGCACCGCCGAGACCGCCAGCTTCCCCACCGCGATCAAGGTCGTCGACGCGGTCGCCGAACAGGCCGAGGCCCTCGACCACCACCCCGACATCGACATCCGCTGGCGCACCCTCACCTTCCTGCTCACCACCCACAGCGAGGGCGGCCTGACCAGCCTGGACATCACCGTCGCCCACCTGATCGATCAGGCACTCGACGACGCCGCCTGA